One Kineococcus radiotolerans SRS30216 = ATCC BAA-149 DNA window includes the following coding sequences:
- a CDS encoding cellulase family glycosylhydrolase, which translates to MALLLSGQSATTAAASVEDTRGPRTYRTLAGSASTAAAPVTTSPTVGMAFGGTLSWMPAEQLTAAFDDAAALGVTSVRADLSWSEVQTAGPDAFDWSRFDRVVAAARSRKLTVLPILAYTPTWARPAGCTSGDKCAPADTAAFAKFARAASARYGPLGVHQWEVWNEQNAPAFWAPAVNPRAYAKLLRDARTAIRAVDPSARVLMGGLTAAPAGQGRLGAADFLAQVVAQTGKTFDGVAFHPYTFPFLPSLQATWKTPWSQIGELKAVLDRFGVRGVQIWITEFGAPTGGPGTASGGLPGAIPSTTTHVTEQLQAKMAEDVIRTIKADPRIGGLYWYSWKDLGQNSSTIENFFGLRRVDGSPKPAYAAFRQANVG; encoded by the coding sequence ATGGCGCTGCTGTTGTCGGGCCAGTCGGCGACGACGGCTGCAGCGAGTGTCGAGGACACCCGTGGGCCGCGCACCTACAGGACTCTGGCGGGAAGTGCGTCGACCGCTGCAGCACCGGTGACCACCTCGCCGACCGTGGGGATGGCGTTCGGGGGGACCTTGTCCTGGATGCCCGCGGAGCAGCTGACGGCTGCGTTCGATGACGCCGCGGCTCTTGGTGTGACGTCCGTGCGCGCCGACCTCAGCTGGTCCGAGGTGCAGACAGCCGGCCCGGATGCATTCGACTGGAGTCGTTTCGACCGAGTCGTCGCCGCCGCCCGGAGTAGAAAGCTGACCGTGCTGCCCATCCTGGCGTACACCCCCACCTGGGCGCGCCCCGCCGGCTGCACGAGCGGCGACAAGTGCGCGCCGGCGGATACCGCTGCTTTCGCGAAGTTCGCTCGAGCGGCGAGCGCCCGGTACGGCCCCCTGGGTGTTCACCAGTGGGAAGTGTGGAACGAACAGAACGCCCCGGCCTTCTGGGCACCTGCCGTCAACCCTCGGGCGTACGCGAAGCTCCTGCGGGATGCAAGGACGGCCATTCGCGCCGTGGACCCGAGCGCGCGGGTCCTGATGGGTGGGCTCACGGCGGCACCAGCCGGGCAGGGCAGGTTGGGAGCTGCCGACTTCCTGGCCCAGGTAGTGGCTCAGACCGGCAAGACCTTTGACGGCGTTGCTTTCCACCCCTACACTTTTCCCTTCCTGCCGAGCCTGCAGGCGACGTGGAAGACGCCCTGGAGTCAGATCGGGGAGTTGAAGGCTGTTCTGGACCGTTTCGGAGTTCGGGGTGTGCAGATCTGGATCACGGAGTTCGGTGCGCCGACCGGCGGCCCGGGCACCGCATCCGGAGGATTGCCCGGGGCAATTCCGAGCACGACGACCCACGTGACCGAACAGCTCCAGGCGAAGATGGCCGAGGATGTCATCCGCACCATCAAGGCGGACCCGAGGATCGGAGGCTTGTACTGGTACTCATGGAAAGACCTGGGTCAGAACTCTTCGACCATCGAGAACTTCTTCGGCCTTCGTCGGGTCGATGGTTCGCCTAAACCAGCGTACGCGGCTTTTCGTCAAGCGAACGTCGGGTAA
- a CDS encoding DUF4012 domain-containing protein, whose product MSGYSEQSPADPPAPPPTTRRRRGRPVRVVLGVLLLLLLAWVVAVAVAGVQAGRALQRVADAVPVLEQQVRDEDLAAAGTTADRVADDAAAADRATAQLPYRLAEHVPRVGDQLAAVRGGARAAALLTQPLPDALAVAEDVVGEGLVSADRTVDVAGLQRLTPIVTGYRERVAEARAALHAGEGPHVLDAISERLDPVTAQLDDLADPLDTAAEVLPRLPALLGAEGARTYLVAFTNPAEIRPVQGIVGAYAYLAVEGGRISLTRTGTDNDLYDARADVAAAGAEFAALYGEDAAIVQNVTTGGSADEAGVLTSSLVADAGLPVPDVVVFVDPVGLGQLLGPDHAPLQLGPFGDVATADLARVLMYDAYVTYGADNDARKLFLAATSAAAFEAVLSDGLSTAALDGARTAVDSGHLAVWSSRAEEQAALVSAGVAGVLGDPAQAGPVARIGLTNTEPSKLDFWLQPAVEVSAPCATTGTGRSSVQLTLTNTVPEDIPAYVANATARTAAGKRTAQDTVSLWVAPWVGLDRVTVGGQPVATAVDAEEGWRLVRLTVDVPPGAPVVVRWELSGAAEDLPRTVTGPTTAIAPAVTTGACAP is encoded by the coding sequence GTGTCCGGCTACTCCGAGCAGTCCCCCGCCGACCCGCCGGCCCCGCCGCCGACGACCCGCCGCCGGCGGGGACGCCCGGTGCGGGTCGTCCTGGGTGTCCTGCTCCTGCTGCTGCTGGCCTGGGTCGTGGCCGTCGCGGTGGCGGGGGTGCAGGCGGGCCGGGCGCTGCAGCGCGTCGCCGACGCGGTCCCCGTCCTCGAGCAGCAGGTCCGCGACGAGGACCTCGCCGCGGCCGGGACGACGGCGGACCGGGTCGCCGACGACGCCGCGGCCGCTGACCGCGCCACCGCCCAGCTGCCCTACCGCCTCGCCGAGCACGTCCCCCGGGTCGGGGACCAGCTGGCCGCCGTACGCGGCGGTGCGCGCGCGGCCGCGCTGCTCACGCAGCCGCTGCCGGACGCGCTGGCGGTGGCCGAGGACGTCGTGGGCGAGGGTCTCGTCTCCGCGGACCGCACGGTGGACGTCGCCGGCCTCCAGCGGCTGACCCCGATCGTCACCGGGTACCGGGAGCGGGTCGCCGAGGCCCGCGCGGCCCTGCACGCCGGGGAGGGCCCGCACGTGCTGGACGCGATCAGCGAGCGCCTCGACCCCGTCACCGCGCAGCTCGACGACCTCGCCGACCCGCTGGACACCGCCGCGGAGGTCCTCCCCCGCCTGCCCGCCCTGCTCGGGGCGGAGGGCGCCCGCACCTACCTGGTGGCCTTCACCAACCCCGCCGAGATCCGCCCGGTCCAGGGCATCGTCGGCGCCTACGCCTACCTGGCCGTGGAGGGCGGGCGGATCTCGCTGACCCGGACCGGGACGGACAACGACCTCTACGACGCCCGCGCCGACGTCGCGGCCGCGGGGGCGGAGTTCGCCGCGCTCTACGGCGAGGACGCCGCCATCGTGCAGAACGTCACCACCGGCGGCAGCGCCGACGAGGCCGGGGTCCTCACCTCCTCCCTCGTCGCCGACGCGGGGCTGCCCGTGCCGGACGTCGTCGTCTTCGTCGACCCGGTCGGCCTGGGTCAGCTCCTGGGCCCCGACCACGCGCCGCTGCAGCTGGGTCCCTTCGGCGACGTCGCGACGGCCGACCTGGCCAGGGTCCTCATGTACGACGCCTACGTCACCTACGGGGCCGACAACGACGCCCGCAAGCTGTTCCTGGCCGCGACCTCGGCGGCCGCCTTCGAGGCCGTCCTCTCCGACGGGCTGTCCACCGCGGCGCTCGACGGCGCCCGGACCGCCGTCGACTCCGGCCACCTGGCCGTCTGGTCCTCGCGGGCGGAGGAGCAGGCGGCGCTGGTGAGCGCGGGGGTCGCCGGGGTGCTGGGCGACCCCGCGCAGGCCGGGCCGGTCGCCCGGATCGGGCTCACCAACACCGAGCCCTCCAAGCTCGACTTCTGGTTGCAGCCCGCCGTCGAGGTCTCCGCCCCCTGCGCCACCACCGGCACGGGACGCTCCTCGGTGCAGCTGACGCTGACGAACACCGTCCCCGAGGACATCCCGGCCTACGTGGCCAACGCCACGGCGCGGACGGCGGCGGGCAAGCGCACCGCGCAGGACACCGTGTCGCTCTGGGTCGCGCCCTGGGTGGGGCTGGACCGGGTCACCGTCGGCGGGCAGCCCGTCGCCACCGCCGTCGACGCGGAGGAGGGCTGGCGGCTGGTGCGCCTCACCGTCGACGTGCCCCCCGGCGCCCCGGTGGTCGTGCGCTGGGAGCTGAGCGGTGCCGCCGAGGACCTCCCGCGGACGGTGACGGGGCCCACCACCGCGATCGCACCGGCGGTGACGACCGGTGCCTGTGCTCCGTGA
- a CDS encoding glycosyltransferase family 4 protein, with protein MPQGQTESARRSGNGKRLLIVSAYFPPAVGGVESYVLGLAKAMSARGCRVTVLTTGSLGLKRPAQDAVEGVSVLRLPVLFKVSYTPLHPLWPFWVRQFLAREKFDVINVHTPVPGLADLVAAQSPVPLVVTYHAASLLKDDARLLNVLISIYGLVERGLLRRADQVLAVSPFVADRLQERSGRTVDVLPNALNGRLVAPVAHRLREQRFTAAFLARLDATHGWKGLSLVLQALDSYRQLYGVLDVDLVVIGDGDSRTRYEREAEALGLERFVTFVGHAEGARKFDLLREAEVMITYPTTANDAFPTVFLEAWASGMAVVSADIGAIPSVVADGETALLARPNSPIELAQTLRRMAEDRGLRERLADHGRARLVDNFTWEAVAASFDHQLDELIEARS; from the coding sequence GTGCCCCAAGGTCAGACTGAATCGGCCCGCCGCTCCGGGAATGGAAAGAGACTCCTCATCGTCTCCGCGTACTTCCCGCCGGCTGTCGGCGGTGTGGAAAGCTATGTACTGGGGCTCGCCAAGGCCATGAGCGCCAGGGGATGCCGGGTGACGGTCTTGACCACGGGTTCCCTTGGGCTCAAGCGCCCCGCGCAGGATGCAGTGGAAGGCGTCTCCGTTCTCAGGTTGCCGGTGCTGTTCAAGGTGTCGTACACGCCACTGCACCCTCTTTGGCCGTTCTGGGTCCGTCAGTTCCTCGCGCGGGAGAAGTTCGACGTCATCAACGTTCACACACCCGTTCCGGGATTGGCCGACCTGGTGGCTGCTCAGAGCCCAGTGCCGCTCGTCGTCACTTACCACGCAGCCTCTCTGCTCAAGGACGACGCACGCCTGCTAAACGTGCTGATCTCCATTTACGGATTGGTCGAGCGAGGTCTCCTGCGTCGAGCGGATCAGGTCTTGGCGGTATCCCCCTTCGTGGCCGACCGACTGCAGGAACGTTCAGGGCGCACCGTGGATGTGCTCCCCAACGCGCTCAATGGACGTCTCGTGGCTCCCGTCGCTCATCGACTCCGGGAGCAGAGGTTCACCGCGGCGTTCCTGGCTCGACTGGACGCCACCCATGGCTGGAAAGGGCTGAGTCTCGTGCTGCAGGCACTGGACAGCTACCGGCAGCTGTACGGCGTTTTGGACGTGGATCTTGTGGTCATCGGTGACGGTGACAGTCGTACCCGGTACGAGCGGGAGGCGGAGGCGCTGGGCCTCGAGCGATTCGTCACCTTCGTCGGTCATGCTGAAGGAGCTCGGAAGTTCGACCTGCTGCGTGAAGCAGAAGTTATGATCACTTACCCGACGACCGCGAATGATGCTTTCCCCACCGTTTTCCTCGAGGCGTGGGCATCCGGCATGGCGGTCGTCAGTGCCGACATCGGGGCGATCCCGTCGGTGGTCGCGGACGGCGAGACAGCGCTGCTGGCTAGGCCCAACTCACCCATCGAACTGGCCCAGACCTTGCGGCGCATGGCGGAGGACCGCGGGCTGCGCGAGCGCCTCGCGGACCACGGGAGGGCGCGGCTCGTGGACAACTTCACATGGGAGGCTGTCGCCGCCTCTTTCGACCACCAACTCGATGAGCTCATCGAGGCACGTTCCTGA
- the mfd gene encoding transcription-repair coupling factor produces MSLNGLLDVLRTEPAVRAAVETAREGTSTALDVVAPVGVRPALVAAFAAERPLLVVTATGRECEDMATWLRCYLPADQVAEFPAWETLPHERLSPRSDTVAQRLAVLRRLAHPSPDDPTTGEVRVVVAPIRAVLQPLVKGLADLEPVRLRAGDDAGLETAVEALAAAAYSRVDMVERRGEFAVRGGILDVFPPTRPHPLRVEFFGDEVEEVRSFSVADQRTLEVEPDGVWAPPCRELLLTDVVRERARALMETLPGAADVLAKIAEGIAVEGMESLAPALVDGMEPLLDVLPAGTHVVLADPEKVRARAHDLVATGAEFLDAAWMNAAAGGATPVDLGSSSFATLAEVRAHAEATGRPWWSITSLTADADLRDLEDVRILRIGARDVEAYRGETEKALRELRDLASAGWRIVVTTEGHGPAKRLVEMLSGEDVPARLVDDLVEEPAPSVVTVTTATVEHGFVAEALKAALVTEADITGVGGQSTKDMRRMAPRRRRNAVDPLTLRPGDFVVHEQHGVGRFVEMVQRTIQGATREYLVLEYAPSKRGQPGDRLFVPTDTLDQVTKYTGGEAPTLSKMGGSDWAKTKSNARRAVKQIAGDLIKLYSARMATKGYQFGPDTPWQRELEDAFPYVETPDQLASIDEVKADMMKPVPMDRLICGDVGYGKTEIALRAAFKAVQDGKQVAVLVPTTLLVQQHFKTFAERYAQFPVVAKPLSRFTPGKEAKETIKGLADGSVDIVIGTHRLLSGEVAFKDLGLVVVDEEQRFGVEHKEALKTLRTNVDVLAMSATPIPRTLEMAVTGIREMSTLATPPEERHPVLTYVGGQEEKQITAAIRRELLREGQVFYVHNRVSSIERTAARLKELVPEARIATAHGQMGEHRLEQVVVDFWEKRFDVLVCTTIVETGLDISNANTLIVERADAMGLSQLHQLRGRVGRGRERAYAYFLFPPEKPLTETAHDRLATIAQHTDLGSGMAVAMKDLEIRGAGNMLGGEQSGHIAGVGFDLYMRMVADAVADVRNQVPGAQSDEEPEPTEVKIELPVDAHVPHDYVPSERLRLDAYRRLAAANSDTDLVELHAELVDRYGTPPQPVLNLLEVAKFRIVARKAGLREVSLQGKQVRFAPIDLPESRELRLKRLYPGTLLKPALSVALVPAPMTARVGGKPLRDAEMLTWATEFVNAVLLEQPAAVAAGAR; encoded by the coding sequence GTGAGCCTCAACGGCCTGCTCGACGTCCTGCGCACCGAACCCGCCGTCCGCGCCGCCGTCGAGACCGCGCGCGAGGGCACCAGCACCGCGCTCGACGTCGTCGCGCCCGTGGGCGTGCGCCCCGCGCTCGTCGCGGCCTTCGCCGCCGAGCGCCCGCTGCTCGTCGTCACCGCCACCGGCCGCGAGTGCGAGGACATGGCCACCTGGCTGCGGTGCTACCTGCCCGCGGACCAGGTCGCGGAGTTCCCGGCCTGGGAGACGCTGCCGCACGAGCGGCTCTCCCCGCGCAGCGACACCGTCGCGCAGCGGCTCGCGGTGCTGCGCCGCCTGGCCCACCCCTCGCCCGACGACCCCACGACGGGGGAGGTCCGGGTCGTGGTGGCGCCGATCCGGGCCGTGCTGCAGCCGCTGGTCAAGGGGCTGGCCGACCTCGAACCCGTCCGGCTGCGCGCGGGCGACGACGCCGGGCTGGAGACCGCCGTGGAGGCGCTGGCCGCCGCGGCCTACAGCCGGGTCGACATGGTCGAGCGGCGCGGGGAGTTCGCCGTGCGCGGCGGGATCCTCGACGTCTTCCCCCCGACGCGCCCGCACCCGCTGCGGGTGGAGTTCTTCGGCGACGAGGTCGAGGAGGTCCGCTCGTTCTCGGTGGCCGACCAGCGCACCCTGGAGGTGGAGCCCGACGGCGTGTGGGCCCCGCCGTGCCGGGAGCTGCTGCTCACCGACGTGGTGCGCGAACGGGCCCGCGCGTTGATGGAGACCCTGCCCGGGGCCGCCGACGTCCTGGCCAAGATCGCCGAGGGCATCGCGGTGGAGGGCATGGAGTCGCTGGCCCCGGCCCTCGTCGACGGCATGGAGCCGCTGCTGGACGTGCTGCCCGCGGGCACGCACGTCGTGCTGGCCGACCCGGAGAAGGTCCGCGCCCGCGCCCACGACCTCGTCGCCACGGGGGCGGAGTTCCTCGACGCGGCCTGGATGAACGCCGCCGCCGGGGGAGCGACCCCCGTCGACCTGGGGTCGTCGTCGTTCGCGACGCTGGCCGAGGTCCGCGCCCACGCCGAGGCCACCGGCCGCCCGTGGTGGTCCATCACCTCCCTGACCGCCGACGCGGACCTGCGCGACCTCGAGGACGTCCGGATCCTGCGCATCGGCGCCCGCGACGTCGAGGCCTACCGGGGGGAGACGGAGAAGGCGTTGCGCGAGCTGCGCGACCTCGCCTCGGCGGGGTGGCGCATCGTGGTGACGACGGAGGGGCACGGGCCGGCGAAGCGGCTGGTGGAGATGCTCTCCGGTGAGGACGTCCCGGCCCGCCTCGTCGACGACCTCGTGGAGGAACCCGCCCCGTCGGTGGTGACCGTCACCACGGCCACCGTCGAGCACGGCTTCGTCGCCGAGGCGCTGAAGGCGGCGCTGGTCACCGAGGCCGACATCACCGGGGTCGGGGGGCAGTCCACCAAGGACATGCGCCGGATGGCCCCGCGCCGGCGCCGCAACGCCGTGGACCCGCTGACCCTGCGCCCGGGCGACTTCGTCGTCCACGAGCAGCACGGCGTGGGCCGGTTCGTCGAGATGGTCCAGCGCACGATCCAGGGCGCCACCCGCGAGTACCTCGTCCTGGAGTACGCCCCCAGCAAGCGCGGTCAGCCCGGCGACCGGCTGTTCGTGCCCACCGACACCCTCGACCAGGTCACCAAGTACACCGGGGGCGAGGCGCCGACGCTGTCCAAGATGGGCGGCTCGGACTGGGCGAAGACGAAGAGCAACGCCCGCCGGGCGGTCAAGCAGATCGCCGGGGACCTCATCAAGCTGTACTCGGCCCGGATGGCGACCAAGGGGTACCAGTTCGGTCCCGACACCCCGTGGCAGCGCGAGCTCGAGGACGCCTTCCCCTACGTCGAGACCCCCGACCAGCTGGCCAGCATCGACGAGGTCAAGGCCGACATGATGAAACCGGTCCCGATGGACCGGCTCATCTGCGGCGACGTCGGCTACGGCAAGACGGAGATCGCGCTGCGGGCGGCGTTCAAGGCCGTCCAGGACGGCAAGCAGGTCGCGGTCCTGGTGCCGACGACGCTGCTGGTGCAGCAGCACTTCAAGACGTTCGCGGAGCGGTACGCGCAGTTCCCCGTCGTCGCCAAGCCGCTGTCCCGCTTCACGCCGGGCAAGGAGGCCAAGGAGACGATCAAGGGCCTGGCCGACGGCTCGGTCGACATCGTCATCGGCACCCACCGCCTGCTCAGCGGGGAGGTGGCGTTCAAGGACCTCGGCCTCGTCGTGGTCGACGAGGAGCAGCGCTTCGGCGTCGAGCACAAGGAGGCCCTGAAGACGCTGCGCACCAACGTCGACGTCCTCGCGATGAGCGCGACCCCGATCCCGCGCACCCTGGAGATGGCCGTCACCGGCATCCGGGAGATGTCGACGCTGGCCACCCCGCCGGAGGAGCGCCACCCCGTCCTCACCTACGTCGGGGGCCAGGAGGAGAAGCAGATCACCGCCGCGATCCGGCGCGAGCTGCTGCGCGAGGGCCAGGTGTTCTACGTCCACAACCGGGTGTCCTCCATCGAGCGGACCGCGGCGCGGCTGAAGGAGCTCGTCCCCGAGGCCCGCATCGCGACCGCGCACGGGCAGATGGGCGAGCACCGCCTCGAGCAGGTCGTGGTGGACTTCTGGGAGAAGCGGTTCGACGTCCTGGTCTGCACGACCATCGTCGAGACCGGCCTGGACATCTCCAACGCCAACACCCTCATCGTGGAACGGGCCGACGCGATGGGTCTCTCGCAGCTGCACCAGCTGCGCGGCCGCGTCGGGCGCGGGCGCGAGCGCGCCTACGCCTACTTCCTCTTCCCGCCGGAGAAGCCCCTCACCGAGACCGCCCACGACCGGCTCGCGACGATCGCCCAGCACACCGACCTCGGCTCGGGCATGGCGGTGGCGATGAAGGACCTCGAGATCCGCGGGGCGGGCAACATGCTCGGCGGGGAGCAGTCCGGGCACATCGCCGGCGTCGGTTTCGACCTCTACATGCGGATGGTCGCCGACGCCGTCGCCGACGTGCGCAACCAGGTGCCCGGTGCGCAGAGCGACGAGGAACCCGAACCCACCGAGGTCAAGATCGAGCTGCCGGTCGACGCGCACGTGCCGCACGACTACGTGCCCTCGGAGCGGCTGCGCCTGGACGCCTACCGGCGCCTGGCCGCGGCGAACTCCGACACCGACCTCGTCGAGCTGCACGCCGAGCTCGTCGACCGCTACGGCACCCCGCCGCAGCCGGTGCTCAACCTGCTGGAGGTGGCGAAGTTCCGCATCGTCGCCCGCAAGGCCGGGTTGCGCGAGGTGTCGCTGCAGGGCAAGCAGGTCCGCTTCGCCCCCATCGACCTGCCCGAGTCGCGGGAACTGCGCCTGAAGCGGCTGTACCCGGGGACGCTGCTGAAGCCGGCGCTGTCGGTGGCGCTGGTGCCGGCGCCGATGACGGCCCGCGTCGGCGGGAAGCCGCTGCGGGACGCCGAGATGCTGACCTGGGCGACGGAGTTCGTGAACGCGGTGCTGCTGGAGCAGCCCGCGGCGGTCGCGGCGGGCGCGCGGTAG
- the pelG gene encoding exopolysaccharide Pel transporter PelG, producing the protein MVSFAGLVTGGVYLIVALTFSSELSVLTSDPFLIALFLLSAVVASANLLTDFVFVSLRRAQFNVVANGILSGLVKISAAPLLVALGTMGIVMSTGLGFAAALILSLYLIRTRLGLKVKMGHARTAVADQWRYSLSNYAARLFALLPTMAIPVIVVHHHGAAEAAYFAVALQIATLLYALARAVGEAVLAEASQEGAPIPALVRRAAWLMLLSQVPAGLVTVLLSGLILSLFGSEYSEGARNLLQVLAVGAIGVALQSWATNVLLIFNLLRPMMLVNLVYCLVTVGLTLAFKDADLTYTGLAWSSGYLVSGALGAAFIARHMRRRRQHGFSSLEEAA; encoded by the coding sequence GTGGTGTCGTTCGCAGGCCTCGTCACCGGCGGGGTCTACCTGATCGTCGCCTTGACCTTCTCGAGCGAGCTCAGCGTCCTGACGAGTGACCCCTTCCTCATTGCCTTGTTCCTGCTCAGCGCGGTGGTCGCCAGTGCGAACCTCCTCACCGATTTCGTCTTCGTGTCCTTGCGTCGAGCGCAGTTCAACGTGGTCGCCAACGGGATCTTGTCAGGACTCGTGAAGATCTCTGCGGCACCGCTCCTCGTCGCTCTGGGAACCATGGGGATCGTGATGTCGACAGGGCTCGGCTTCGCGGCTGCGCTGATCCTGTCCTTGTACCTGATCCGGACGAGGCTCGGACTCAAGGTGAAGATGGGGCACGCACGGACCGCGGTCGCGGATCAGTGGCGGTACTCCCTGTCCAACTACGCGGCCCGACTGTTCGCCCTGCTGCCCACCATGGCGATCCCGGTTATCGTCGTCCACCATCACGGTGCGGCCGAGGCCGCCTACTTCGCCGTCGCGCTGCAGATCGCAACGCTCCTATACGCTCTGGCCCGCGCGGTGGGGGAAGCAGTCCTCGCAGAAGCCTCGCAGGAGGGGGCACCCATCCCTGCGCTCGTGAGGCGAGCAGCCTGGCTGATGCTGCTCAGTCAGGTGCCAGCGGGTCTCGTCACCGTCCTGCTGAGCGGATTGATCCTTAGCCTGTTCGGTTCCGAGTACAGCGAAGGTGCCAGAAACTTGCTGCAGGTTCTGGCTGTGGGAGCAATCGGTGTGGCTCTCCAGAGTTGGGCCACCAACGTCCTGCTCATCTTCAACCTGCTGCGTCCGATGATGCTTGTCAACCTGGTGTACTGCCTCGTCACCGTCGGTCTGACGTTGGCATTCAAGGATGCCGATCTGACGTACACCGGCCTGGCCTGGAGTTCGGGGTACCTCGTGTCGGGGGCACTGGGCGCTGCTTTCATCGCTCGTCACATGCGCCGGCGACGTCAGCATGGATTTTCGTCATTGGAGGAGGCTGCGTGA
- a CDS encoding glycosyltransferase family 4 protein, protein MTSAGWPEGGVETGLQEIKKLLVEEGHEVMLVASDRRWSPDHFSDRTFRQPTTGGWRRLIQHAWNHSAFTTVRASVREFAPDVVSFHVLGEPTAAALVAARGVPRVVCVHGPEIYVKRLLPWCLPRTDFRGDSYALSSLSALGWVHYVYLRAVCKPLLELALRGVSAFVAFSTYTQGVLQEEGRSPVGRVNNGIRLNGFRPLTPESTTIAYAGRLEKVKGVHYLIRALAHVRRSFPEVHLEIAGTGSYQEDLVRMVEDLGLGEHVRFLGQLDLDGVADLYARSRVVAMPSVWPETFGKAGVEALSVGRPVVASGVGGVFDWLEHEVNGLIVEPGDVEDLSEALLRVLADASLAERLGIAAHRSAQRFSIDEEARGLVGVFADVVRPPAPHAARHD, encoded by the coding sequence GTGACCAGCGCTGGCTGGCCTGAAGGTGGCGTCGAGACGGGCCTGCAGGAGATAAAGAAACTCCTGGTCGAAGAGGGTCACGAGGTGATGCTCGTGGCCAGTGACCGCCGATGGAGCCCTGACCACTTCAGTGACCGCACCTTCCGGCAACCGACGACGGGGGGGTGGAGGCGTTTGATCCAGCACGCGTGGAACCACTCCGCCTTCACAACCGTGCGGGCCAGCGTGCGGGAGTTCGCGCCCGATGTCGTGTCTTTCCACGTGCTGGGGGAGCCGACGGCGGCCGCTCTCGTCGCTGCACGCGGCGTCCCCAGGGTGGTGTGCGTCCATGGGCCGGAGATTTACGTAAAGAGACTCCTGCCGTGGTGCCTACCCCGGACGGACTTCCGCGGCGACTCCTACGCGTTGAGCAGTCTTTCCGCCCTCGGGTGGGTGCATTACGTCTACCTGCGCGCTGTCTGCAAGCCCCTGCTCGAGCTGGCTCTGCGCGGGGTTTCCGCTTTTGTCGCCTTCAGCACTTACACGCAGGGAGTGCTCCAGGAAGAGGGGCGCAGCCCGGTCGGGCGCGTGAACAACGGAATCCGTCTCAACGGATTTCGGCCGCTGACCCCCGAGTCGACCACGATCGCTTACGCCGGGCGCCTCGAGAAGGTGAAGGGAGTCCACTACCTTATCCGCGCCCTCGCCCACGTGCGCAGGTCCTTTCCGGAAGTTCACCTCGAGATCGCGGGGACCGGCTCCTACCAGGAGGACCTGGTGCGGATGGTCGAAGATCTCGGGCTCGGCGAACACGTCCGCTTCCTGGGTCAACTGGACCTGGACGGTGTGGCGGACCTGTATGCCCGCAGCAGGGTGGTGGCGATGCCGTCCGTGTGGCCCGAGACCTTCGGCAAGGCAGGGGTCGAAGCGCTGAGCGTTGGACGTCCCGTGGTGGCATCGGGCGTCGGAGGGGTGTTCGACTGGTTGGAGCACGAGGTCAACGGACTAATCGTCGAGCCCGGTGATGTCGAGGACCTTTCGGAGGCCCTGTTGCGGGTGCTCGCTGATGCTTCTCTCGCTGAGCGTCTGGGGATCGCGGCTCACCGTTCCGCGCAGCGCTTCTCCATCGACGAGGAGGCTCGCGGCCTCGTGGGAGTCTTCGCAGACGTGGTTCGCCCACCAGCACCTCACGCCGCGCGTCATGACTGA